A window of the Lolium perenne isolate Kyuss_39 chromosome 7, Kyuss_2.0, whole genome shotgun sequence genome harbors these coding sequences:
- the LOC127314170 gene encoding uncharacterized protein yields the protein MENEESFDLGNSSGSINPTIRTPLPYGTFEGSFNLGITTGDMNATMQAAVPYGAIQESFELLPGGSSAGDMPPILGKYTSMLFQVQQNSAAISRSPQLHFNGIREPNDAMDQS from the exons ATGGAAAATGAG GAATCTTTTGACTTGGGAAATAGTTCTGGCAGCATAAATCCAACTATTAGAACTCCACTCCCATATGGAACATTTGAG GGGTCATTTAACTTGGGAATTACTACCGGCGACATGAATGCAACCATGCAAGCTGCAGTACCATATGGAGCAATTCAG GAATCGTTTGAATTACTACCTGGAGGTTCATCGGCTGGTGATATGCCCCCGATTCTAGGGAAATATACAAGCATGTTGTTTCAAGTTCAGCAAAACTCTGCTGCTATATCCAGATCACCACAATTACACTTTAATGGAATCAGAGAGCCCAATGATGCAATGGATCAGAGTTAG